One segment of Panthera leo isolate Ple1 chromosome A3, P.leo_Ple1_pat1.1, whole genome shotgun sequence DNA contains the following:
- the ZNF217 gene encoding zinc finger protein 217 translates to MPTQSLLVYMDGPEVIGNSLGTQMEIDDAVSIKGTTTVPFRATQEKNIIQIEGYMPLDCMFCNQTFTHSEDLNKHVLMQHRPILCEPAVLRVEAEYLSPLDKTQVRTEPPKDKNCKENEEFSCEVCGQTFRVAFDVEIHMKKHKDSFTYGCHVCGRRFKEPWFLKNHMRTHTGKAGAKSKLQPGAESPATINEVVQEHVAESISSPYKICMVCGFLFPNKESLIDHRKMHAKDTASGSGGTQTDSPQGGMPAPGEEFLQFLNLRPRSHPETGKKPTKWIPQLDPFTTYQAWQLATKGKVAVCREVKEQPGQEGSTDNDDSCSEKEELGEIWNAGKSHSEGSGKPKPSKSGCAGLSQDKEKPRPSGGEVPSVEADPKLSGNKEKPTHCSECGKAFRTYHQLVLHSRVHKKDRRADAESPTMSVDGRQPRTCSPDLTTALDENGAVDREGGSEDGSEDGLPEGLHLDKNDDGGKIKHLTSSRECSYCGKFFRSNYYLNIHLRTHTGEKPYKCEFCDYAAAQKTSLRYHLERHHKDKQIDIAAEVKNDGKNQEPEDALLTPDSAQTKNLKRFFDGAKDVKGSPPAKQLKGMASAFPNVLGSTVLSPVHKDTQDFNKNATEDSTDRVCKTPAPAYLDALPKRAAGDPQAQEPTCRTEVGVPGGAARAAEVGHREKHAGTATAAEGKHKAGADCQEKPLNLSLGALHGCPAISLSKSLIPGITCPFCTFKTFYPEVLMMHQRLEHKYNPDIHKNCRSKSLLRSRRTGCPPALLGKDVAPLAHFPKPKARPAPAPPAKAAPADRDRDRDRGKPGPAAPARPPPPPGLDPSTLAPSNLKAPRPPHQPQPQPGGAQGVARPPADAANPERGRRPEAKARAPAGPAPPGPAAAANGCAERPWAPRGRDPPSGRPAEPGEPLPKRPRPDAEPPAPTFRRAFELPKYHVVRGLQSLLPAECVCPPPASLPPKPRAAPAPLFACGPAAEGKRPVSYQHLSSSMLQKRNYENFIGNAHYRPNDKKT, encoded by the exons ATGCCAACTCAGTCCCTGCTGGTGTATATGGACGGACCAGAAGTTATTGGCAATTCTCTTGGTACCCAGATGGAGATAGATGATGCCGTGTCCATAAAAGGGACCACCACCGTTCCTTTCCGAGCTAcgcaagagaaaaatataatccAGATCGAAGGATATATGCCTTTGGACTGCATGTTCTGCAATCAGACCTTCACGCATTCAGAAGACCTTAATAAACATGTCCTGATGCAACATCGGCCTATCCTTTGCGAGCCGGCCGTTTTGCGGGTGGAAGCGGAGTACCTGAGTCCTCTGGACAAGACTCAGGTGAGAACGGAGCCTCCGAAGGACAAGAACTGCAAAGAAAACGAAGAGTTCAGCTGTGAAGTGTGTGGGCAGACGTTCAGAGTCGCTTTCGACGTCGAGATCCACATGAAGAAGCATAAGGACTCCTTCACTTACGGCTGTCATGTGTGCGGACGGAGgttcaaggagccctggttccttaaGAACCACATGCGGACACACACCGGCAAAGCGGGGGCCAAGAGCAAACTGCAGCCGGGCGCCGAGAGCCCCGCCACCATCAACGAGGTGGTTCAGGAGCACGTGGCCGAGAGCATCTCCTCTCCTTACAAAATCTGCATGGTTTGTGGcttcctgtttccaaataaggaaagTCTGATCGATCACAGGAAGATGCACGCCAAAGACACTGCTTCCGGCAGCGGAGGCACACAGACAGACTCTCCGCAGGGGGGGATGCCAGCTCCGGGGGAAGAGTTCCTGCAGTTCTTGAACTTGAGGCCCAGATCGCACCCCGAGACCGGGAAGAAGCCCACCAAATGGATACCTCAGCTCGATCCGTTCACCACCTATCAGGCCTGGCAGCTGGCCACCAAAGGAAAAGTCGCCGTGTGCCGAGAAGTGAAGGAGCAGCCAGGGCAGGAGGGCAGCACCGACAACGATGATTCGTGTTCCGAAAAAGAAGAGCTCGGAGAAATTTGGAACGCCGGAAAAAGCCATTCCGAAGGTTCTGGAAAGCCCAAGCCAAGCAAAAGCGGCTGCGCGGGCCTCTCCCAGGACAAGGAGAAGCCCAGACCCTCCGGCGGTGAAGTGCCTTCCGTGGAAGCCGACCCAAAGCTGTCCGGGAACAAAGAGAAGCCGACGCACTGCTCTGAGTGTGGCAAAGCCTTCCGGACCTACCACCAGCTGGTCTTGCACTCGAGGGTCCACAAGAAGGATCGGAGGGCCGACGCCGAATCGCCAACCATGTCCGTGGACGGAAGGCAGCCTAGGACGTGTTCTCCGGACCTAACCACCGCCCTGGACGAGAATGGAGCCGTCGATCGAGAAGGCGGTTCTGAAGATGGGTCTGAGGACGGACTTCCGGAAGGGCTCCATTTGG ataaaaatgatgatggaggaaaaataaagcatcttACGTCCTCAAGAGAATGTAGTTACTGTGGGAAGTTTTTCCGTTCAAATTATTACCTCAATATTCATCTCAGAACGCACACAG GTGAAAAACCGTACAAATGTGAATTCTGTGACTATGCTGCAGCCCAGAAGACCTCTCTGCGGTATCACCTGGAGAGACATCACAAGGACAAACAGATCGATATTGCGGCGGAAGTCAAGAACGACGGGAAGAACCAGGAGCCCGAAGATGCACTACTTACCCCCGACAGTGCGCAAaccaaaaatttgaaaagatttttcgATGGTGCCAAAGATGTTAAAGGCAGCCCACCTGCAAAGCAACTTAAGGGGATGGCCTCTGCCTTTCCGAATGTTCTGGGCAGCACTGTCCTCTCACCAGTTCACAAAGATACTCAGGATTTCAATAAAAATGCAACGGAGGACAGTACTGATAGAGTCTGCAAAACTCCTGCCCCCGCCTATTTGGATGCGTTACCCAAGAGAGCGGCGGGTGACCCTCAGGCGCAGGAACCCACGTGTAGAACAGAGGTGGGGGTCCCCGGAGGTGCGGCCCGTGCGGCCGAGGTTGGTCACCGGGAGAAGCACGCGGGGACGGCGACGGCGGCCGAGGGCAAGCACAAGGCCGGCGCGGACTGCCAGGAGAAGCCTCTGAACCTGTCCCTCGGGGCGCTTCACGGCTGCCCGGCCATTTCTCTGAGCAAAAGTTTAATCCCAGGGATCACCTGCCCATTTTGTACCTTCAAGACCTTTTATCCCGAGGTTTTGATGATGCACCAGCGACTGGAGCATAAGTACAACCCCGACATCCACAAAAACTGCAGGAGCAAGTCTCTGCTGCGAAGCCGGCGCACCGGCTGCCCGCCCGCGCTGCTGGGGAAGGACGTGGCCCCACTGGCGCACTTCCCCAAGCCCAAGGCCAGGCccgcgcccgcgccgcccgccaAGGCCGCGCCGGCCGACCGGGACCGCGACCGCGACCGGGGGAAGCCGGGCCCCGCCGCGCCCGCCaggcccccgccgcccccggggcTCGACCCCAGCACTTTAGCGCCCAGCAACCTGAAGGCGCCGCGGCCGCCGCaccagccgcagccgcagcccgGCGGGGCGCAGGGGGTCGCCCGGCCGCCGGCCGACGCCGCCAACCCAGAGAGGGGCCGGAGGCCCGAGGCCAAGGCCAGGgcgcccgccggccccgccccgcccggtcCTGCCGCCGCCGCCAACGGCTGTGCGGAGCGTCCCTGGGCGCCGCGGGGCCGCGACCCCCCGAGCGGCCGCCCCGCCGAGCCCGGAGAGCCGCTGCCCAAGCGGCCGCGGCCCGACGCCGAGCCGCCCGCGCCCACCTTCCGCCGGGCCTTCGAGCTGCCCAAGTACCACGTGGTGCGCGGCCTGCAGTCGCTGCTGCCCGCCGAGTGCGTGTGCCCGCCGCCCGCCTCGCTGCCGCCCAAGCCCCGCGCCGCGCCCGCGCCGCTCTTCGCCTGCGGGCCCGCCGCCGAag GAAAAAGGCCTGTGTCCTATCAACACTTATCTAGCAGCATGCTACAAAAGAGAAACTATGAGAATTTTATTGGGAATGCACATTATCGACCAAATGATAAAAAAACTTGA